CCGGCTTATTTATGCTAAAATAATTCAAAACAAAATTACTTTCAGGATTTATATCTCCCAGTCTATATGGTTTATATGTATTATCATTATCTATTTGATTCTTTAAATAAGCATAAGATATTGCAGCAGCAATACTATCAGTATCAGGACGTTTATGACCTATTACATATATTTCATTTTTCATTTATATCACCTCACAATTTTTACAGAATATAATATCATTTTACCACATAAAAAAAACGGAGCTTACGCTCCGAAATTCCTTAATTTATTTTAAGGAGGATAGGGGTATTATTATGATAATACTAAAATGTTAAGATTAATATCAATTTATTATTCAAGTTCATGTATTATAAATTAAGAAATAAATAATCTTTTTTCAAAAAAAATGTTTTTTAAATTATACAAATAATGATATAATATACAGAGATTAAAAATTTTTCAGGAGGTGTTTTTGGTGAAAAAAACTTCAAAACTCTTAGTGGCAGTAGCGCTTATTGCAGCATTTTTATTTATTCCTAAAATTGGAATTTCTGAAAATTCCAGAGAAACAGGGAAAAACTTAAAAATAGCATTTGTACAAATGGAAAAAGTAACTCAGTCCTATTATAAATGGCAGGACTTACAGGAAAAATACAAAAACGACTTACAGTATTATCAGGGAAAAATCAATAAATTACAAAAAGAATTTGAAGACTTAAAAAACTCAGGTGCTACAAATGATGAATTGGTAAAAAAACAACAGGAATTACAGTTAAGAATTAATGAATATCAAAAAGCTATTCAGGATGAATACACAAAGAAGACAAATGAATTATTAGCAGAAGTAAAAGAAAAAATAGTGAAATACGCTAAAGATAATGGTTACAACTTAGTATTATATGAACCATCAGTTTTATATGCTGATGAATTAGTAGATATAACTCCGCAAATTATTGAAATGTTAAAAACAGCGGGTGTAAATTAATTCGATGGAAAAACATACACTTGTTTGCAAAAAAATTATAAAAAAGTATGGAAGAAAAATAGTTTTAAATGGAGTAGATTTTGAAGCCGGCACTGGTGAAATTGTTGGGATCCTTGGTCCCAACGGTGCCGGAAAATCTACTTTATTTAAAACTATTCTTGGTATTGTAGTACCTAAAAGCGGTGAGGTATTATTGGACAATATTAAAATAACTCATTTACCTGTACATATACGTGCAAAGAATGGAATTGCATATCTTCCACAGGAACCTTCTGTTTTTAGAAATTTAACTGTATGGGATAACATGGATTTAATTGCTTCCATGTTAAAAATTGAAAACAAAGAAAAAATCATTACAGATATATTAAGCGAATTTGGAATATTAGAACTTAAAAATCAAATTGCTGACTCCTTATCCGGTGGTGAAAAAAGAAGATTGGAGTTTGCAAGAACATTGCTAATGAAACCTAAATTTATTCTTCTCGATGAACCGTTTGTAGGAATTGATCCTATTACAGTAAAAGATATACAAAAAATCATCAAATCTCTTTCTAAAAGAGGGTTAGGTGTAATTGTTACAGATCACAATGTTGATGAAATTGCTGAAGTTGTTGATATATTATATGTCGTTCATAAAGGTAATGTTATTGCTCATGGAAAACCTGAAGAAGTTTTAAAAGATGAAAAAGTTATTGAAAATTATCTGGGTTGGTGATATAAATGTTGAAAATTGGAGTGATTGGATATTCGGGAGAATTAACCGAAGAAAAAATTAAAAATCTTTCTGAAATTACCTTTGAAATTGGAAAAATGATTGCAAAAAATGGATGGATATTATATAGCGGTGGAAGAAATGGAATTATGGAAATTGTTTCAAAAGGTGCTAAAGAAAGCAACGGAGTTACTGTGGGAATTCTTCCCTGGGAAATAGATGGAAATCAATATATAGATTACCACATAAAAACCGGCCTGGATTTTTCAATGAGATCATTTGTTCTTGTAAAAAGCGTTGATGTAATTATTAGCATAGGTGGTGAAATTGGTACAGCCATTGAATTATTGGGTGCATATGCAAACGGAAAACCTATTATTTTAATGAATAACACAGGTGGATGGACTGATAGAATAAAAAAATGTTTAATAGAAAATACATATCTTGACAATAGAAAAACAGCAAAAGTTTATTCTGTAAATACCATAGAAGAACTTGAAAAGTTATTGAAAAAAATGGAGGTTGAAAAATGATACGTCTAAGATTTGCTCCAAGCCCTACTGGGCATTTACATGTTGGCGGAGTTAGAACAGCTTTATTTAACTGGTTATATGCAAAAAAAAATAACGGAAAATTTATTCTGCGTATTGAAGATACAGATTTAGAACGTTCAAGTAAAGAATTTGAAAATGAAATACTTGATTCAATGAAATGGTGTGGTCTTGACTGGGATGAGGGACCTGATAAAGGGGGAGATTTTGGTCCTTATAGACAAAGCGAAAGATTGGAAATTTATAAAGAACATATAAATCAATTATTGAAAGAAGAAAAAGCTTATTATGCTGTGTATAAGGGTGAAGAAGTTATACACAAATCATATGAATTTCCTGAAGAATATAATACAAAAGATTTTTCTATTGTTGTAAAATTTAAAATAAATAAAGAAGGTTCTGTAAGATTCAATGACCTTTTAAAAGGAGAAATTGAATTTAAAAATGAATATATTGATGATTTTATAATCCTGAGATCAAATGGAATTCCCGTATATAATTTTACCGTTGTAATTGATGATCATTATATGGAAATTACTCATGTAATTCGTGGTGAAGACCATATTTCAAATACTCAAAAACAGATATTATTATATCAGGCTTTTAACTGGAATATTCCAGAATTTATGCATATCCCTTTAATCCTTGGAAATGACAGAAAACCTTTAAGCAAAAGACATGGAGGCACCACTGTTGACTTTTTTAGAAAAGAAGGTTACTTAAAATCAGCTTTAATGAACTACCTTGCTTTATTGGGCTGGACAATAGAAGATGAAATCTTTAATTTCAAAGATAAAATAGATAATTTTGTTCCGGAAAAAATCTCTAACAAAGGTGTTATATTTGATTATGAAAAACTTGAATGGATTTGTGGAAAACATTTAAGATTATTGGATATAGAAGAATTATATTCTGAACTTAAAGAATGGCTTGGATATATTAATGATATTGAATTTATTAATATGCTGGAAAAAGACATAGATTTTTCAAAAGAAGTAATAAAAATCTCAAGAGAAAAAATTAACACATTAAAACAATTAAAAGATTTTTCATATAACTTTTTCAACGACAATTATGATTATGATGAAAAATACATACAAAAGTTTCTAAAAAAAGAATGGGCACCAGAACTTTTAAAAACAACTATAACAAAATTTGAAGAATTACAAGAATATACAATAGAAAGCGTTGAAAAAACTATAAGAGAAATTGCCGATTTAAAAATCACTTCCAAAAAGAACACATTTCAAACAATTAGAGGGGCTGTATTGGGAAAGTTAGTGACTCCGGGATTATTTGAGTCAATAGCCGTATTGGGAAAAGAAAAAACAATTTCTCGTCTTAAAAAAACAGAGGTGTTTTTAAATGAACAGATTCAAGGATAAAAAAATTACGCTTGGCGTAAGTAGCGGAATTGCTATATACAAAGCAGTAGATCTTGCATCAAGATTAAGAAAAACAAATGCACAACTTAATATAGTTATGACAGAAGATGCAAAAAAAATGATTTCACCTGTAGTTTTCTCTGCTGTTGGAAATTGTCCAGTTTATAGTGATTACTTTAATGAAGTTAAAGATGGTTGGATTCCCCACACACAGCTTTCAATGGAAAGCGATGTTTTTGTTGTTGCACCAGCTACTTCAAATATAATTGCAAAAATTGCGAATGGAATTTCAGATGATCTTGTTTCATTAATAGGTTTAGCCTTTAGAAAAAAAGCGAAAATAGTAGTTCCAACAATGAATACAAGAATGTATGATTCACCAGCATTTCAACGAAATTTGAAAAATTTAAAAAATGATGGTTGGACAATTGTTGAACCAGAAGTTGGTCATCTTGCATGTGGCGAAATAGGAAAAGGAAGATATCCTGACAATGAAATAATCATGGAATATATAGAAAAATTCTTATCTCCACAAGACTTCAAAGGAAAAAAAATACTAATCACTGCTGGTCCTACTGTTGAGCCGATAGATCCTGTAAGAAATATAACAAATAAATCAAGTGGAAAAATGGGATATGAAATTGCAAAAGAATTCGCATTAAGAGGAGCTGAAGTAATATTAATTTCAGGTCCTACAAACTTAAAACCTTCTCCATTAATAAAAGAAATTATTAATATAACTACTGCTGAAGAAATGTTAGAAGCAGCAAAAGATAAATACGAAAATATGAATATTATAATAATGACAGCTGCCGTATCTGATTTCAAAGTAAAAAATGCTTCAAAACAAAAGATAAAGAAAGATAAAGACTCAATAACCTTAGAATTAATAAAAAATCCTGATATTTTAAAAACAATAGGAAAAATAAAGAAAGAAAATCAATTACTAGTGGGCTTTGCCGCAGAAACTAATAATCTCATTGAATATGCAAAGAAAAAACT
This is a stretch of genomic DNA from Marinitoga piezophila KA3. It encodes these proteins:
- a CDS encoding OmpH family outer membrane protein encodes the protein MKKTSKLLVAVALIAAFLFIPKIGISENSRETGKNLKIAFVQMEKVTQSYYKWQDLQEKYKNDLQYYQGKINKLQKEFEDLKNSGATNDELVKKQQELQLRINEYQKAIQDEYTKKTNELLAEVKEKIVKYAKDNGYNLVLYEPSVLYADELVDITPQIIEMLKTAGVN
- the coaBC gene encoding bifunctional phosphopantothenoylcysteine decarboxylase/phosphopantothenate--cysteine ligase CoaBC; amino-acid sequence: MNRFKDKKITLGVSSGIAIYKAVDLASRLRKTNAQLNIVMTEDAKKMISPVVFSAVGNCPVYSDYFNEVKDGWIPHTQLSMESDVFVVAPATSNIIAKIANGISDDLVSLIGLAFRKKAKIVVPTMNTRMYDSPAFQRNLKNLKNDGWTIVEPEVGHLACGEIGKGRYPDNEIIMEYIEKFLSPQDFKGKKILITAGPTVEPIDPVRNITNKSSGKMGYEIAKEFALRGAEVILISGPTNLKPSPLIKEIINITTAEEMLEAAKDKYENMNIIIMTAAVSDFKVKNASKQKIKKDKDSITLELIKNPDILKTIGKIKKENQLLVGFAAETNNLIEYAKKKLKEKNCDLIIANDVSKAETGFNVDYNEVYILNKLGDVTHVEKNTKKNIAINIADYISKLINS
- the lptB gene encoding LPS export ABC transporter ATP-binding protein — protein: MEKHTLVCKKIIKKYGRKIVLNGVDFEAGTGEIVGILGPNGAGKSTLFKTILGIVVPKSGEVLLDNIKITHLPVHIRAKNGIAYLPQEPSVFRNLTVWDNMDLIASMLKIENKEKIITDILSEFGILELKNQIADSLSGGEKRRLEFARTLLMKPKFILLDEPFVGIDPITVKDIQKIIKSLSKRGLGVIVTDHNVDEIAEVVDILYVVHKGNVIAHGKPEEVLKDEKVIENYLGW
- the gltX gene encoding glutamate--tRNA ligase → MIRLRFAPSPTGHLHVGGVRTALFNWLYAKKNNGKFILRIEDTDLERSSKEFENEILDSMKWCGLDWDEGPDKGGDFGPYRQSERLEIYKEHINQLLKEEKAYYAVYKGEEVIHKSYEFPEEYNTKDFSIVVKFKINKEGSVRFNDLLKGEIEFKNEYIDDFIILRSNGIPVYNFTVVIDDHYMEITHVIRGEDHISNTQKQILLYQAFNWNIPEFMHIPLILGNDRKPLSKRHGGTTVDFFRKEGYLKSALMNYLALLGWTIEDEIFNFKDKIDNFVPEKISNKGVIFDYEKLEWICGKHLRLLDIEELYSELKEWLGYINDIEFINMLEKDIDFSKEVIKISREKINTLKQLKDFSYNFFNDNYDYDEKYIQKFLKKEWAPELLKTTITKFEELQEYTIESVEKTIREIADLKITSKKNTFQTIRGAVLGKLVTPGLFESIAVLGKEKTISRLKKTEVFLNEQIQG
- a CDS encoding TIGR00725 family protein; amino-acid sequence: MLKIGVIGYSGELTEEKIKNLSEITFEIGKMIAKNGWILYSGGRNGIMEIVSKGAKESNGVTVGILPWEIDGNQYIDYHIKTGLDFSMRSFVLVKSVDVIISIGGEIGTAIELLGAYANGKPIILMNNTGGWTDRIKKCLIENTYLDNRKTAKVYSVNTIEELEKLLKKMEVEK